The DNA window AATCGCCTCCGCGAAGTAGGTCGTCAGGTCCTCCAGCGTGTCCGGGTCCGTCGGCTCGTCGCGCACGATCTCTCCACCCTCCAGGATCGCAATGCGGTCGCTCACGTCGGTGACGTGTCCCAGGTCGTGGCTGGAGACGAGCATCGTCGTGTCCCCACGGCGCGCCTGCAGCAGCTCCTTGAGTTGGATCTGCGACCGCGGGTCGAGGCTCGCGAACGGCTCGTCGAACACGAGCAGGTCCGGCGCTGGCAGCAGCGCGGCGACGAGGCCCGCCTTGTTCTTGTTGCCGGTCGAGAGGTCGCGGATGTACTTGGTCGTCTCCCCGATCGGCTCGTCGACGTAGAAGTCCGCGAACTGCGTGAGCCGCTCGTCGACCTCCGCCTCGCTCAGGTCGTAGGTCTGGCCCACGAAGTGCCAGTACTCGTCGGGCGTGAGGAAGTCGATCAGGAACGAGGGGCCGAGGTAGGAGCCGGTGCGCGTTTTCCAGTCGAAGGCGCTGGCCACATCGTCGCCGTCGAGCCGCACCTGCCCGTCATCGGCGCGGATCAGGTCGAGGACGAGGCGGAGAAAGGTGGTCTTGCCCGCCCCGTTGTTGCCGACGAGGCCAAGGGCCGTGCCCGGCTCAACCGTCAGGTCGGGGATGGACAACTCAAACTCGTCGTAGCGCTTCGTGAGGGCGTTGGCGGTCAGGCGCATGGTGGAGCGGGACGGTTGGTTGTGAACATGATCGAGCACGGACTGCGGTGTAACATGAACGCCCGGACGCGCAGACGCCAATGTGGGGCGCGCCGTGCATTCGACGATCCCGAAACAGTGTAGGCATCAGTCGTCTCGCCTCCAACCCCTCCGTTCGTATTCTGCGCCTCCCGCGCTCCCCCCGCCCTTCTCACTCCCGCGACGCCCGGAAGCCGCGCAGCATCGCGTGGCGGTTGTAGTCGTACAGCCGCGTGAGGCCGCGCAACCAGACCGGCAGTGCAAGCAGCGAAAGGAGCCCGAGTGCAGCCACCCCACCAAACTGGAGGACCAGGCGGTCGAACGAGAACAGAAACAGAAAGGGAACGACGAACAGCGGAAACGTGACGGCCACGCGTCCGCCGGAGAAGTTGGTCTGGATAAACGACCGCTGGTCAATCTCGAGGGCTTTCCGATTGAAGGTCGCACCGGCAATCATGGCGGGCACCACGACCCCGGCATTGTACAGGAAAAACGTGGTGTGCACAATCAGAAACGGATTCTGCGACAGAAGCAACGTCGGAAGCGGGACCAAGAAGCAAAGGAGGGTTCCCACCTCCAGAAAAAGCAACTTCCCGCCCATGCGATGACGGGCAGAGACGGGGCGGGCCTCGCAGGCTTCCACCCCCGTGCCTTCGTAGCTGAAGAGGTTCTGGCCGTGGTAAATCGCGAACACCCCCGTTGCGAACAGTCCGGGGAAGACCGTCATGTTGATCAGTTCCATGGGCGGGGCTGCCCGCAAATCTGCTACCTCGATCGGGGAGACGGAAAATCCAGAAATGACCAGAACGAAGAAGAGCGCAGTGAAGAACGTCCAGCGGGTTTGGGCATTGCGAAGCAGGAGCCGCGCCTCCAGGACGGCTTCCCGCCAGGCGGGCCCCCGCCGCGCCAGCCGATCGAGCCACTCGCTCGAGGTTCGCGACGAGGCCCGCCGCCGCGAGCGGTCCATGACCATGGCCCCCCGCAGCCACCGCGTGTACCCCCCCACGAGGCCGACGAGACCAAGCGCGGCAACCGACGTGGGCAGCACGTCTCCCCGCACGACCCCGCCGAAGAGCCACGCCGACACGTCCACCAGCGAGACGAGCCCGACGCCCAGGTCGACCGCCTCGATGGCCGCGGCCGCGACGAGCAGGCCCACGGCCCCCGCCGCCCGAAACGGACGGTCCGACACCGCGCGCCGGAGCATCGGCGCGGCGTAGGTGACCGCCGTCAGCACCCCGAGGCCCGCAAGCCCGAAGCGCAGGGCCGCGCCGCCCGTCCCGTTCAGTGCCCCCTCCACACCGACCGCAACAATGAACGCCAGTGGCACCGCATTCCAGAGGCTCAAAGGCGCAAAGACTGCCAGCAGGCCCGCGAGGGCGGAGCGGCGCACCGGGAGGGCCTGATAGGGGCGCGGATCAACCCCGAGCCCGGATTCCATCACCACCCGTAGCGCCGCGTAGCCGAGGCCGAACGGGAGCAGGCCCTTCGCCGCCACGAGGAGCGGGTCGGCGCCCGGCGCGACCTCCCGCACCAGATCGTCGAACACCAGCCCGACGAGCACGAGCCCCCCACCCAGATACAGCGCCAGGAACCCGCCGAGAATGAGCGAAAGGGCCCGCCGCCCGACGAACGGGGCACGTACGGCGGCCTGGAGGCGGTGATAAAGAAGGGATAACAGGGTCACAGCTGGAAGGGAGTGGCGAACGACGGCCAGCGATTGGATCTACTCAGAACGTACCAACGACTCCGCGTTCGTCCGTGCGGCCTTCTCGTGCTCGACGTAGGGAGCCGGTTCGCGGAGTGCGCCGCCGCAGAGCCGAACGATCAAGATCAACAGGCCCGTTGCGGCGACGAAGCACACACTTCCGAATACCCATTCGTTTGTCACGCCGGTCACGGCAGTGAATCCATCCTCCACCGGCAGCCCCCCGAAGAGGTTGATGCCATTGCCCAGTGCGTGTACCGCGATCGGGATCCACAAGCTCCGCGTGCGAAGATACAGGAGCGTGGTGACCCCGGCAAAGACGAAGGCGCCCAGCACGTGGCCGTGCATGAGCGCAAAGGGAAGGGCCGCGGCGAACAGTGCCCCCACCGGCGCGCTCCACGCGTGCGCCCACCGCTGATACACCAGCCCGCGCCACAGCACCTCCTCGACGAGCGCGGCAGCGATGACGCCGGACCCGATCAGCCGGAGATACGCCCCCATCCCGGACGGCTCCTCCACGACGTTCATCGTGTACCGGTCCGCAAGGGCCGGTGCCACCTCCTTGAGCCACGGTAGCAGGAGGTGAAGCTCCGCACTCTCGAACAGGTCCAGGGCGAGCACGCCCAGCAACACGAGCCCCCAGGATGTCCACTGCGTCGGCACCGGGCCGAAAACCGCCGATACGCTCAGCCCCTGCCATCCGACCATCTGGACCCCCCAGCCTCCCGCCGCAAACAACACGATTCCCATTCCCAGCACCCCAGCCGAGACGTCGTTCCCGACCTCGGCGCCCGTGGTTACGAGGAACGTGACGGCGACGAGGAATGCCCCAATCGCCCACAGCGCAAAGTGACGGACGCGGATGCGGTCAAGCGCCGTGTCGGATGTGGACGCCGGAGAGGCATCCGGAGCGGACGCGGATGAATCGTTGGGGAGCGGACCCATCGGCCGACGTGGACGGACGTGTGCGGAAGCGGCGTGCGGTGGAATGGGGCGACGAGGCCAGAACCGTGTCGTCTTCGTTAGGCAATTTCAAGCCGTCCGTCCAGCTCTCCGGAGGGGTGATCGATCTCGGCACTCGCCGGCAGGCGGCCGACCAGCTTTTCAATCAGATCATCGCTTCCTTGGATTTTTCGGTGGAAAGTCAGGGCCGGATCGACGTCGGACGAGCTGTAAAGCTCGACGCTGGCCCCACCGATAAAGACACGACGCACCTCGTCGAGACGGACCTCCTGGCCCGCCCGCAACGGCCCCGTCTTTCGGAGCCGGTCCTCGGTCAGATGGAGTTCCGACAGAAGAGTGGGGACCGACGTGACCCCGCACACCAGCGCTGTGGCCAGGCCCGCATACGCGCCCCAGTTCACTTCGGACAGTCCACCGGTGACTGCCACCCAGCCAACGGCCCCGACCGCAAGGAGGACGAGGCCTCCCGTTCCGTACGCCAGCCACCGGTAGGGCATCCCGTAGCGATACACCTCTACATCACTTGGACGGGGACGATCGGGCAACTCAGCGTCCCGATCTCCTGAGCGGGTGTTCATGCCGGAAGGAATGTTAAGAACAGAGCTTGAGCGTCTGAACTGAAAACCAGAAGGCGTATATTTTTTGACTCTCGAATGTTTCAGTTGGGAGAGCTGCTTAGGGGACGCCTGCTCGCCTCGTCCCTCACTCATTTCGATTCATTTTTCGGTAGCGGATAGATGTTAAGTGATGGCTTCGTTGTACCACTCCACGAACAGTTTCGTCGTCAGATGGAGCATCCGTTCTGACTCGGAGGCCGCTCGCGTCCGGCGGACATACCGGGCCAGCTTCTGGCGCAGTCGCCCGAAGAATCTTTCCACGTGGGCCATCTCACCACTGGACTTTCCGACCTGCCGGTGGCTGGGGTCGCCCGCAAACACTGGGCGATAGGACTTCCAGAAGTCGCTGAAGCTTCTGCCCTGACGGTATTCCTCCGGAATCCGGCTCCAGAGCCGAGCACAGGTTCTGGCCGAACGGTCTCCGATCACAAATGCCACGACCTGCCGGGTTCTCCGGCACAGAGCAACCCACAGCCACCGTTTATTCGCCCGCTCTCGGACATACGTCCAGCATTCATCGAGTTCAAGGACATCGCCTTCCTCAGCAGGCCGGAGCCCTTCGGCTACTGAATCGGATTCTCGTCCCTTTTTTTGAGCCACCGGGTCAATGTATTGCGGCTGATGCCGAATATCCGGCTGATTGCCCGCTTTGACCCGCGCTCGCGGTAAGCACGGAGGATTTTCTCTTTCTCCTCCTCGGAGTAGCCTCGCGGCTCTGGATCGAGAACCTTGTGCGCTCCACAGTCCTTGCAGTGATACTGCTGAGAGCCGCTAGCGCTGTGTCCGTTTTTGACGATGTTCGAGGAGCCACACTCTCTACACTCGTAAGTCTCTTTGATCATCGGATAGACCAGGCTGGTGGGCCAGACGCGACGCAGTTCAAACAGAAAGACTCACTACTTGTTGAGCCGCTACCCATTTTTCCAAGGGGAACGGCACCGGATTCGCCTCCGTCCCGTTTTCTTTCGCCACTGCGCTCCCACCCATCTTTCATGACGATGCCCGACCCCATCGAGGATCTCCGCACTCACCTCGCCCCCATCGAAGACCTGAAGGCCGCCGCCACGGTGCTCCGGTGGGACCAGGAGACCTACATGCCGGACGGCGGCGCCGAGGCACGCGCGCAGCAGCTCTCGACGCTCCAGTCCACCGCCCACGAACGCTTCGTGGCCGAGGAGACGGGCACATTGCTCGACCGCGCGGCCGACGCCGTGGGCGACGCCGCCCCGCTCGACACGGACGCAGCCCTCGTCCGCGTGACGCGGCGCGACTACGAACGGGCCGTGCGCGTCCCGTCCTCGCTCGTGGCGGAGCTGTCGAAGGCCAAGTCCCAGGCCCAGCAGGCGTGGACCCAGGCCCGTCAACACGACGACTTCTCGCGGTTCGCCCCGCACCTGGAGCGGCTCGTGGACCTGTCCGTGGAAAAGGCCGAGGCCATCGGCTACGCGGACGCGCCCTACGACGCCCTGCTCACCGCGTACGAGCCGGGCCGCACCACCGCCGAGGTCGCGTCGCTGTTCGGCACCCTGCGCGACGACCTCGTTCCCCTCGTCGACGCCATCGGCGACGCGCTGCCGATCGACGATACCATCCTCCGCGGCACCTATCCGCAGTCCGACCAGCGGGCCTTCGGGCGCTCGGTGATCGCGGACTTCGGCTACGACTTCGACCGCGGGCGGCAGGACGTGTCGGCCCACCCGTTCACGATGTCCTTCGCGCCGAACGATGTGCGCCTCACCACGCGCTACGACGAGGACAACGTGGCCTCGGCCCTCTTCTCCACGATCCACGAGGCGGGACACGGCCTGTACGAACAGGGCATCGACCCGTCGCTCGCCCGCACACCGCTCGGCGACGGCACCGCGCTCAGCACCCACGAGTCGCAGGCGCGCCTTTGGGAGAACCACATCGGCCGCAGTCGCCCGTTCTGGCGCCACTACCTGCCGGCGCTCCGAGATCGCTTCCCCAGCGCCCTCGGCGACGCGGCCCTGGAGCCGTTCTACCGTGCCATCAACCGGGTGACGCCGTCCCTCATCCGTGTGGAGGCCGACGAGGTGACGTATCACCTGCACGTCATGCTCCGCTTCGAATTGGGGCGCGGCCTCATCGACGGAACCCTCTCCGTCAACGACCTCCCCGAGCGGTGGAACGAGGCGATGGACACCTATCTCGGCGTGGTGCCGGAGACGGACGCGAACGGCGTGCTGCAGGACGTGCACTGGTCGCAGGGCGCCTTCGGGTACTTCCCCACCTACACGCTCGGCACCCTCACGGCGGCCCAGCTCATGGAGGCGATCCAGGACGACCTTCCGAGCCTGTCCGAGCAGGTTGCCAACGGTCGCTTCGATCCGCTGCTCGACTGGCTCCGCTCTCACGTCCACCGGCACGGACGCATCCTAACGGCCCCCGATCTCTTGGAGCGCGCCACCGGCGCCGAGCTGTCGGCCGACCCGTGGCTCCGCTACGCCGAGAACAAGTTTGGGGCGCTGTACGACCTTGCTTAACCATTCCCTCGCATGCTCCTCCGACATAGCACAGCCCAGCAGACGGAGGGCCTGCCGGGCTGTGGCCATTCGACGAAATGGGGAAGCGGACGCTACTGCGAGGAGGCGGGACGAACCGATACCTCAATCACGTCGCTCGGTGCGGGGTAGCTGAATCCGTCGTTGCTCCCGCTCACTTGCGTAACGGAGCCTTCTCCGTTCGGCCCCGTGTTCAATTCGGACTGTCGAGGGGCCTGATCGAGCCCAACGCCCGGCTCCTGATCGCCCTCCGTGCCAGCGTCGTAGAGGCCGACGTTGATCGTCCGGTTGATCGGCTGGTCGTTGTTATCGAACAGGGCGATTCCCTCCTGCGGAGTCGCGTAGAAGAGGTCGTTCGACTGGATGTACATGGTGGCGAGCGAAAGCCGGTCGCCGGGCGTTGCGTTTACGGTGAACGTGACGCTGTTGCCCGGAGTGATGGGGCCGCTCCCGAATGCATCGATGCTCTCGATGCCGTCGGCGCCCGTCAGGTCGGCCACGAGATTGCTCGCGGGGGAGCCGGCGTCCCCCTCCACCGCCCCGTTCGGGCGCCCGTCCTCGGCGATGGCTTCGATGCCGCCGGAGGCCTGCGCACCGGTTTCGAAGAGGGATACCTCGTCCGAGTGGACGGCCACGGCACCGGGCGACAAGGGGACGGTGACGCCGGTGATGTCCTGAAGGGTCTGGACGTGGTTCCCCGCCGGGGAGCCGGAATCGCCGTCGAGAGCGCCGTTCGGACGGCCGTCTTCGGCGATGGCTTCGATCCCCCCGCCGGCCGCCTCTCCGGGGCTGTGGCCCGGGTACGTCACGTCATTTCCATTCATTGGATTCTGGTCCCAGTGCACGGCGTAGGAGCCGGGGGAGAGGGGAACGGGCTTGCCGTTGACGGTCGCGCCCTGGTTCCGGATGGTGACGGTAAATGCCACGCCGCCGTCCTCGTGGGACGCGCTTTCGACGGTCACCTTGACGACGTCCTCGGTGGCCGGGTAGCTGAAGTCGTCGTTCTCCAGACGGCCATCTCCGTCCTCGTCCACAACCTCGACGACGCTACCCTCCCCATCGGGGCCCGTGTCGAGGGCGCTCTGGCGCGGGGCTTGATCGGATCCGCTGCCGGGTGTCTGGTCCCCTTCCGTCCCGGCGTCGTACAGGCCCACCTGTGCCGTCACGTCACGGGGGCTGTTCTGCCCGATCGGGGTTCCATTTTCGAACAGGGACAGCCCGCCCGGCTCGAAGGCGTAGTACAGGTCGTTCGACTGGATGAACATAGTGGCGAACGACAGCTTCATCCCCGTCCCCGGGAGTTCATCCGGTCCGGCCGTGAACGTGAACTGAAAGGCTTCTCCGGGTTCGAGGGGAGGAACGTTGTTGTTGTCGTCAATCACGTCCGCCGGGGTAAAGGCCCCACTTTTCAGCGCGGGACTGCCCGAGCCAACGTTTTCGACCGTAACTTCGAAGGCGTCAGGATCGGCTGCCCCGCCGTTTCCCGTGCTGTCGCACCCCGCAAGGACGAGGGCAAAACAGCCGATCCACGAGAAAGCAAAGAGGAATCGTGAGAAGGTAGACTGTAGCGTCATTGGTGCTCATGTCGGAATTGGGAAAGAAGTCGCGTGTGACTGGACGAGACAAGACATCTTCGTACTCTCATCCAATTCGAAAAGCTAACATTCCCATTGTCCGACAGAGGCGCCTCACGCAAGGCTAACGTCTCCTCACAATCGAATGACGTTTTCTCACGGTTCTATAACACGCGCTCCCGTTGGGGAGCGGGGACTGGGGTCATTCCGGGTGTGTGATCGGTGACTCGACCGGCAGGCAGAAGCGAAAGCTCGTTCCCTCCCCCACCGTACTCTCCACCTCCAGGGTGCGGCCGTGGAGCTCCAGGATCGTCTTGGCGATGGCGAGGCCGAGGCCGGCCCCGCCCCGGTCCCGGTCCCGGCTCTTGTCGACCCGGTAGAAGCGCTCGAAGATGTGGGGCAGGTCGTCCTCCGGGATGCCGGGCCCCGTGTCCGCCACCGCCACACAGACCTCGCCCTGCTCATTGTCGAGCCGGACGCGGACCTGTCCCCCCTCGGGGGTGTAGTGGATCGCGTTGTCGATGAGGTTCGACAGGGCCCGCTCCACGAGGCCGATGTCCGCCTCGACCCGGGCGTGGCGCTCCGGCAGGTCGGCCCGCAGGTCCACGGCCTGCTCCTCCGCTCGGGGCTCGTACTGCATGACCACGTCCTGCACGAGCTCGGCGATGGGGAAGGCCTCGATCGTCGGCTCGACCTGCTTCGTCTCCAGCTTCGACAGCTCGAAGAGCTCGTTCACGAGCGTATTGAGGCGCTTCGTATTCCGGAGCGCCGTCTTCACGTACCGCTGGCGCTCCTGTGGAGGAAGGTCGCCGTCCTTCATGTGGACGGTCTCCAGGTATCCCTGAATGGACGCGATGGGGCTGCGCAGGTCGTGCGACACGTTGGCCACCAGTTCGCGCCGCATGCGGTCGGCCTGCCGCAGCTCCTCCATGGTCTCTTGCAGGTTGTCGGCCATGCGGTTGAAGCACGT is part of the Salinibacter ruber DSM 13855 genome and encodes:
- a CDS encoding spondin domain-containing protein, with translation MTLQSTFSRFLFAFSWIGCFALVLAGCDSTGNGGAADPDAFEVTVENVGSGSPALKSGAFTPADVIDDNNNVPPLEPGEAFQFTFTAGPDELPGTGMKLSFATMFIQSNDLYYAFEPGGLSLFENGTPIGQNSPRDVTAQVGLYDAGTEGDQTPGSGSDQAPRQSALDTGPDGEGSVVEVVDEDGDGRLENDDFSYPATEDVVKVTVESASHEDGGVAFTVTIRNQGATVNGKPVPLSPGSYAVHWDQNPMNGNDVTYPGHSPGEAAGGGIEAIAEDGRPNGALDGDSGSPAGNHVQTLQDITGVTVPLSPGAVAVHSDEVSLFETGAQASGGIEAIAEDGRPNGAVEGDAGSPASNLVADLTGADGIESIDAFGSGPITPGNSVTFTVNATPGDRLSLATMYIQSNDLFYATPQEGIALFDNNDQPINRTINVGLYDAGTEGDQEPGVGLDQAPRQSELNTGPNGEGSVTQVSGSNDGFSYPAPSDVIEVSVRPASSQ
- a CDS encoding ABC transporter ATP-binding protein, whose protein sequence is MRLTANALTKRYDEFELSIPDLTVEPGTALGLVGNNGAGKTTFLRLVLDLIRADDGQVRLDGDDVASAFDWKTRTGSYLGPSFLIDFLTPDEYWHFVGQTYDLSEAEVDERLTQFADFYVDEPIGETTKYIRDLSTGNKNKAGLVAALLPAPDLLVFDEPFASLDPRSQIQLKELLQARRGDTTMLVSSHDLGHVTDVSDRIAILEGGEIVRDEPTDPDTLEDLTTYFAEAIRPKETTPADA
- a CDS encoding sensor histidine kinase; translation: MPNSFYAKLSALFLVLIVGLGVILATFGVRAARQYASEVEQKLNRTLAEEMVPRFEPHLRDSIDTEAIEATIQDMTGINRRIEIYLLERDGALKASFAVPDAQIEQRRIDLAPVRRFLKGGDLPVLGDDPMTAGTEKPFSAAHIEIMGRTGCYLYVILSSEQYASVANMVGESYILQTALWGLGLVILVTAGVGLLLFRRLTQRLRAMQDVVADFEAGAFGRRVDVTSNDEIGRLGTCFNRMADNLQETMEELRQADRMRRELVANVSHDLRSPIASIQGYLETVHMKDGDLPPQERQRYVKTALRNTKRLNTLVNELFELSKLETKQVEPTIEAFPIAELVQDVVMQYEPRAEEQAVDLRADLPERHARVEADIGLVERALSNLIDNAIHYTPEGGQVRVRLDNEQGEVCVAVADTGPGIPEDDLPHIFERFYRVDKSRDRDRGGAGLGLAIAKTILELHGRTLEVESTVGEGTSFRFCLPVESPITHPE
- a CDS encoding DUF5687 family protein — its product is MTLLSLLYHRLQAAVRAPFVGRRALSLILGGFLALYLGGGLVLVGLVFDDLVREVAPGADPLLVAAKGLLPFGLGYAALRVVMESGLGVDPRPYQALPVRRSALAGLLAVFAPLSLWNAVPLAFIVAVGVEGALNGTGGAALRFGLAGLGVLTAVTYAAPMLRRAVSDRPFRAAGAVGLLVAAAAIEAVDLGVGLVSLVDVSAWLFGGVVRGDVLPTSVAALGLVGLVGGYTRWLRGAMVMDRSRRRASSRTSSEWLDRLARRGPAWREAVLEARLLLRNAQTRWTFFTALFFVLVISGFSVSPIEVADLRAAPPMELINMTVFPGLFATGVFAIYHGQNLFSYEGTGVEACEARPVSARHRMGGKLLFLEVGTLLCFLVPLPTLLLSQNPFLIVHTTFFLYNAGVVVPAMIAGATFNRKALEIDQRSFIQTNFSGGRVAVTFPLFVVPFLFLFSFDRLVLQFGGVAALGLLSLLALPVWLRGLTRLYDYNRHAMLRGFRASRE
- a CDS encoding CPBP family intramembrane glutamic endopeptidase encodes the protein MGPLPNDSSASAPDASPASTSDTALDRIRVRHFALWAIGAFLVAVTFLVTTGAEVGNDVSAGVLGMGIVLFAAGGWGVQMVGWQGLSVSAVFGPVPTQWTSWGLVLLGVLALDLFESAELHLLLPWLKEVAPALADRYTMNVVEEPSGMGAYLRLIGSGVIAAALVEEVLWRGLVYQRWAHAWSAPVGALFAAALPFALMHGHVLGAFVFAGVTTLLYLRTRSLWIPIAVHALGNGINLFGGLPVEDGFTAVTGVTNEWVFGSVCFVAATGLLILIVRLCGGALREPAPYVEHEKAARTNAESLVRSE
- a CDS encoding IS1-like element ISSru3 family transposase (programmed frameshift); this translates as MIKETYECRECGSSNIVKNGHSASGSQQYHCKDCGAHKVLDPEPRGYSEEEKEKILRAYRERGSKRAISRIFGISRNTLTRWLKKGRESDSVAEGLRPAEEGDVLELDECWTYVRERANKRWLWVALCRRTRQVVAFVIGDRSARTCARLWSRIPEEYRQGRSFSDFWKSYRPVFAGDPSHRQVGKSSGEMAHVERFFGRLRQKLARYVRRTRAASESERMLHLTTKLFVEWYNEAIT
- a CDS encoding carboxypeptidase M32, which codes for MPDPIEDLRTHLAPIEDLKAAATVLRWDQETYMPDGGAEARAQQLSTLQSTAHERFVAEETGTLLDRAADAVGDAAPLDTDAALVRVTRRDYERAVRVPSSLVAELSKAKSQAQQAWTQARQHDDFSRFAPHLERLVDLSVEKAEAIGYADAPYDALLTAYEPGRTTAEVASLFGTLRDDLVPLVDAIGDALPIDDTILRGTYPQSDQRAFGRSVIADFGYDFDRGRQDVSAHPFTMSFAPNDVRLTTRYDEDNVASALFSTIHEAGHGLYEQGIDPSLARTPLGDGTALSTHESQARLWENHIGRSRPFWRHYLPALRDRFPSALGDAALEPFYRAINRVTPSLIRVEADEVTYHLHVMLRFELGRGLIDGTLSVNDLPERWNEAMDTYLGVVPETDANGVLQDVHWSQGAFGYFPTYTLGTLTAAQLMEAIQDDLPSLSEQVANGRFDPLLDWLRSHVHRHGRILTAPDLLERATGAELSADPWLRYAENKFGALYDLA